DNA sequence from the Alkaliphilus metalliredigens QYMF genome:
GATGTCAATGGCATTTTACAGGTGGAGGGGATGATTGTCAGCACGGGAAAGCAGGCTCAAATTACCATTGATACAACCGGTGTGGAGATGGAACAGGAAGTTGATTTGGAGGGCTGGAAAAAGGCTTCCATGGCGAAAAAATATCGGGCATTGATACGTAAAGGAGAAAAATTTCTAGAAGAGGAAGAGGTTGTTTTTGTAGCGGAACTAGAAGGAATATTAAAGAAATTTAAAAGAGCCTTGATCTTAGAGGAGGGCAAAGAACGGTTAGAGGAGCTAGAAGAAGAGCTATTAGAGCTACTGTATGACATGGAGGAAGAGGAATAATGCTGCAGGATTTGGCTAACTATTATTTTCATCAAGGGTTGAGACTGGCAAAGGAGAACCATATTACGAAAGCATTAGAGCAACTTAAAAAAGCAACGGCATTACAAGGGGAGAATTGGCAAGCATTAAACCTACAAGGGTTGTGCTTCTATGAATTAGGAGATTTTTCTAAGGCCAAAGGGGCTTGGAAAAGAAGCTTAACATGTAAAAACCAAGAGAATATAGCCAGTCATTACTTAGGGGAAATGGAACAAGGGGATTTTGAGGATTTATGCAAGGAATACAATCAGGCCCTCATGCTGGCCAAATTAAAAAAATACAAGAAAGCTATTAAAATACTAAATAGTAAGGAATTTGCTTCTATAAAGATTACTTCTTTTCAAAATTTATTAGGATTATGCTACTTGGCACAGGGAAAAAAAGTGAAAGCCTTACATGTCTGGCATCAAGCATTAAAAATAGATATAGATAACCCATACACTCTAAGGTATATTCAAGAATCCCTAGGGAATCTAGAGGAAAAATCATGGTTTGCAAAGTGGTTTGCAGGATAAAAAATGAAGAAAGAGGTTGGATGTAGTGAAAAATTATTATGAAACATTAAATGTTGATTTGAAGGCATCCCCTATAGAAATCAAAAGAGGATACTTTTCTCTTGTCAGAAAATATCCCTCGGATCGATTCCCCCAGGAATTTATGGACATACGAGAGGCCTATGAAGCTTTAAGCAATGAGAAAACCCGAGAAGAATACGATCATATGATGGAAATGTCTGCCTGGGATAGAGAATTTTTTGAGAAGAGTCGTCAATTAGTTCAAGCAGGAGAGACTAAAAAAGCCATCAAGATACTGGAGTTCATATTAGAAAGGCAGTTCGATTCTTCACTGGTTCAAGGACTGTTGGCAGAGGCATATTTATGTAATGGAAATAGTGGAAAGGCAATCAAGATATTGGAGAAGCTTGTGGAAGAGCACCCAGGAAATGCGGGATTTAAAGGTCATCTAGCCCATGCCTACATAGAAAGAGGATGGCATAAGAAAGCGATTAAAGCCTATGAAGATGCTTTGGAAATCGACGAGGATAATCTTTCTCTGTGGCTAGGTTTGTCTAAAGCCTATGCAGCAGGGCAATGGATGTCAAAGGCTAAAAGTGTATTACTAAGGGCTTTAGAAAAGGGAAAAGATAAGGATTGGGATTATATTACCCTATACTTAACATTAATTCATATCGAGTTGGCTATGGGTGATCTAGATGAAATGAAGAAATCCGTAAAGAAATTAAGTAAAGCCTCTTTGGAAAAAGAGGAATCTCGAGAGCATATCGGCTGGATTTTAAGTCAACTATCTCAATTGTTGCTAGGCAATGGATTCATGGAAGAAGCCATGGTACTCCTAGAGGAAGCAGAAGTACTACTTCCAAATAATGAAGAAATTCAAATGGTGAGAAAAGAGGTTCAATCCTTTTTTGATTTAGAAAAAGAATTTGAGAAACTAATGCTAGATGGCTTGATTGAAGAGGATATTAGAAACCTAATGGAATTAGAAGTTTTACCAAGGGAAATGTTGGGACTAGAGGAAGACCATAGAAAAGATTTGGTTTTTATGATTGAATATAGGATATTGGAGGAAATTCATCTTTTTAGGAAGTCCATCAATCGACTTAAGGAAAAATACCCTAGAATTTACGAAAAGAAAGCCAACTTTTTTGAAGGAGCCATGGATCCCAAAAGAAGGGGTAAGATGGCAAGGAGCTACGAAAAGCAAGGAAAAAGGATGCACAGAATCATTCAAGAAATGGCGATGAATTTTGAGCAGAATTATGAAGATGACGATGATGAGTTCCTTGGATATTCAGAATATCAAGAGCCCCATGTAAGGGAAGAGCCTAAGATTGGGAGAAATGAACCCTGTCCCTGTGGAAGTGGGAAAAAATATAAGAAATGCTGTGGGATTTAATAAAAAATCAGAGTGTCAGGGAAACCTCCGAAAAACGCCAACTAATATTGGGATAATATTGCCCTAAAATACGACAAGATTATATGGAAAATAATAGATAAACACAAAAGCCTTTTTTAAAAGAAGGAAAAGTAAAAAAGGGTCCTCATCTGACATAAAGGTGAGGACCCTTTTGTAGAAAAGAAAGTAAGTATAACTAGTTATTCTTTTAGGATCCGGTTGAAACAAAGACCCAATTCTTGCAAAACCTTCTATAATAAAATAGAATGCAGGTATAGATTAAGGCGTTTATGAAAATGAGGTGAAGCTTGTGAGTGTGATTTTAATTATAGAGGATGAAGATCCGATTAGAGAGTTGATCAAATTAAATTTGGTGATGGCAGGGTATGAAACGCTAGAGGCTTGTGATGGGGAAGAGGGTCTCCAGTATCTAAACAATGAAAAAATAGATTTAGTACTCTTGGATGTCATGCTTCCTCAACAGGATGGTTATACACTACTGCCTAAAATCTTAAAGAAGAATATACCTACAATTATGCTGACAGCAAAGGATAGACTAAAGGACAAAGTAAAAGGCTTAGAAATGGGTGCCGATGATTATGTGACAAAACCCTTTGAAGCCATGGAGCTTTTAGCTCGGGTCAAATGTGTTTTAAGGAGATCCGATAAAGAAAAAACAAAAATCGTAATGGATGATATTGAAATCTGCTTAGACCAATGGAAGGTTTTAAAGGATGGCAAAGAAGTAGATTTAACTTATAAAGAGTTTGATCTTTTACGACTATTGATTGAAAACAAGGGGAATGTCATGTCTCGAGATCGATTATTGGAACTGGTTTGGGGCTATGAATTTGAGGGAAATACGAGAACCGTTGATATGCATATTCAACGACTAAGGAATAAAATAGGGGCAGATAAGATTAAGACGATCTACAAGGTAGGCTATCGTATGGAGGGCTAAAGGATGAAACTTGGCTGGAAGATTTTTCTTCTTTGTGTGGGAATTTATGTTGTTTCACTGACCATAACAGGATTTGTAGTCAGTGAAAATACCTATACCAGCTTGTTGAAAAATGAAGTAGAAGGAACAGTAGAAGAAGAAAGTAATCTACACTCTACTTTGGCGGTATATTTATTAAACAATCAACGGATTGCTCAAGAAGAAATTGAATTAAAAAACTATAGTAAGAGCATGGTAGACATGATTAATTCAGATAGAAATTATCTGGAGATATTTGATGAGAACCTAAACCTTTTAGCAACAAATGCACCAAAGGCTTGGTTTTTTTCCCGAAAAGAATTGGATGTGGCTTTGGAGGGACAAAAAAACTTTGTCCTAAGAAGAGATGAAGATGAGCTTTATTTATTTGTTTCTAACGTCTTAGAGATTGGTGAAGAAAAAATTGTGTTATCCCTCATAAAGGATATTACCCATGTAGACCATTATCGTAGAGAACAATATCTACTTTTTATGAGAACGGGATTAATGGGATTGATTTTTGTTGCTCTCATCACCTGGGCATTGAGTATACTCCTACTGAAGCCCTTTAGAGAATTAAGTTCAACAGCTGAAAACATTGCTTCGGGCAATTATCATGTACGAGCAGAAGTCAACAGAACCGACGAAGTTGGCTTGTTGGCAGAGCAGTTTAATATCATGGCAGGCGAGATTGAGCAAAAGATGGGTGAGTTGAAGGAAGAGGGACAACAGCAGCAACGTTTTATTGACAACCTTACCCATGAGCTTCGAACGCCACTGACATCGATTATTGGTTATGCAGAGTACTTGCTAAAGGCAGAATATGATTCTAAAACATTTAATAAGGGTTTGAGCTATATCCACTCAGAGGGAAATCGGATGCTAAAATTAGCTAAAACCTTGATGGATATGATTTTAGTTCGAGAGAGGTCGTTGCAGCTTGAGGAGGAACACGTAATGTCTCTACTGGTGATGATACAAAATATCATGAAAGTAAAGGCAGAGAAAAAAGGTGTCATACTAAAAGTACAAGGAGAAAATCTAAAAATTTCAATAGATAAAGAACTGTTTAAAGTTGCCATTATCAATCTAGTGGATAATGCGATTAATGCCAGTCAAGAGGGACAAACGGTAACCATGGGCGTTGAAAAAACACCACAGAAAATTAGTCTGTATATAAAAGATGAAGGAAAAGGTATGGCGGAATGGGAGTTAAACAGAGTAATACAACCTTTTTATCGCGTTGATAAATCCCGCTCTAGAAAAGATGGAGGCATAGGATTAGGGTTAGCCATTTGCTATCAAATAGTAAAGGAACACGGTGCTATCTTTGAAATAGAAAGTGAGATAGGAAAAGGTACAAAGATAAAAGTTGATTTTCCTCAAAGAGTTTACAAAAATTTTACAAGTTAGAATTAAATTGGATAAAATCCTCTGATACAATAAGAATTGTTAAAGAGAATAAGTACATAAGGAGGATTTTAAAAATGAAAAAAATATTAGCACTTTCATTAGTACTACTACTGAGTTTAACTGTAATGGTTGCATGTAATGCAGAAGAAGAGACAATCACAGAACAAGAGGGAACTGAAATTGAACTTGAGATTGAAGAAGAAGTAGATGTAGACGCAGAAGTAGATGTGGATGTAGAAGAAGATGTAGACGCAGAAGAAGATGCAGATGCAGAAGAAGAAGAAGAAGAAGAAGAAAAAAGCTAATAAACTAATACGATAAATGATAAAGAGGCCTGCTTAAAAGGGGTCTCTTTTCTTTATATCTTAAAAAATGTATAATTAGGGAGAGATAAGTGAAAGGAATGATAACATGAAGAGGATCGTTTTTTCCCTTTGCTTTATTGTGATCCTAATGGGTTGTAGTCAACAGGAAATAAAGGAAGGACAAGTGTATGTAGTACAAGATGAGAATTATGATGAAGAACAAACTGGTGATATTTTAAATATTGAGGGAAGAATCCCCTTTCAAAAGTACGTTA
Encoded proteins:
- a CDS encoding sensor histidine kinase, with the protein product MKLGWKIFLLCVGIYVVSLTITGFVVSENTYTSLLKNEVEGTVEEESNLHSTLAVYLLNNQRIAQEEIELKNYSKSMVDMINSDRNYLEIFDENLNLLATNAPKAWFFSRKELDVALEGQKNFVLRRDEDELYLFVSNVLEIGEEKIVLSLIKDITHVDHYRREQYLLFMRTGLMGLIFVALITWALSILLLKPFRELSSTAENIASGNYHVRAEVNRTDEVGLLAEQFNIMAGEIEQKMGELKEEGQQQQRFIDNLTHELRTPLTSIIGYAEYLLKAEYDSKTFNKGLSYIHSEGNRMLKLAKTLMDMILVRERSLQLEEEHVMSLLVMIQNIMKVKAEKKGVILKVQGENLKISIDKELFKVAIINLVDNAINASQEGQTVTMGVEKTPQKISLYIKDEGKGMAEWELNRVIQPFYRVDKSRSRKDGGIGLGLAICYQIVKEHGAIFEIESEIGKGTKIKVDFPQRVYKNFTS
- a CDS encoding tetratricopeptide repeat protein, producing MLQDLANYYFHQGLRLAKENHITKALEQLKKATALQGENWQALNLQGLCFYELGDFSKAKGAWKRSLTCKNQENIASHYLGEMEQGDFEDLCKEYNQALMLAKLKKYKKAIKILNSKEFASIKITSFQNLLGLCYLAQGKKVKALHVWHQALKIDIDNPYTLRYIQESLGNLEEKSWFAKWFAG
- a CDS encoding SEC-C metal-binding domain-containing protein — its product is MKNYYETLNVDLKASPIEIKRGYFSLVRKYPSDRFPQEFMDIREAYEALSNEKTREEYDHMMEMSAWDREFFEKSRQLVQAGETKKAIKILEFILERQFDSSLVQGLLAEAYLCNGNSGKAIKILEKLVEEHPGNAGFKGHLAHAYIERGWHKKAIKAYEDALEIDEDNLSLWLGLSKAYAAGQWMSKAKSVLLRALEKGKDKDWDYITLYLTLIHIELAMGDLDEMKKSVKKLSKASLEKEESREHIGWILSQLSQLLLGNGFMEEAMVLLEEAEVLLPNNEEIQMVRKEVQSFFDLEKEFEKLMLDGLIEEDIRNLMELEVLPREMLGLEEDHRKDLVFMIEYRILEEIHLFRKSINRLKEKYPRIYEKKANFFEGAMDPKRRGKMARSYEKQGKRMHRIIQEMAMNFEQNYEDDDDEFLGYSEYQEPHVREEPKIGRNEPCPCGSGKKYKKCCGI
- a CDS encoding response regulator transcription factor, whose protein sequence is MSVILIIEDEDPIRELIKLNLVMAGYETLEACDGEEGLQYLNNEKIDLVLLDVMLPQQDGYTLLPKILKKNIPTIMLTAKDRLKDKVKGLEMGADDYVTKPFEAMELLARVKCVLRRSDKEKTKIVMDDIEICLDQWKVLKDGKEVDLTYKEFDLLRLLIENKGNVMSRDRLLELVWGYEFEGNTRTVDMHIQRLRNKIGADKIKTIYKVGYRMEG